The Apium graveolens cultivar Ventura chromosome 10, ASM990537v1, whole genome shotgun sequence nucleotide sequence aataaaaagaatGTTACGTTTCACAAAAAAAGAGAATAAAAACTaacaattaaaaattattattttgcgATTTTCTATTTCTTAAGATGATACATATAACATATAGAATTGGCCGCAATGTGGTCGAAAAAAAAACctaaatttttgaaattttaggcCAAAAATAAAAACTTTTTATATATCAAGAGATACGAGTAGTAACAAAAATCTAAGATATTAAATTATCTAGCGCCAACTATAATACTCGTAGAGGTATTCTAATTACATAAAGTAtacaaatatttttttataatttaatattatttataagtTATCCATGAGTTAAAGATTAATTATAAGACATATTATAATTATTGAACAAAACAGAATATATGCGTAAAATACCTTATTAATATGGGATATAATAGAAAAATTCCCACCTCTCATAAATCATAACCGTTTGCACATTTTATCGGTGTCTCCACTGCATCACCTCCTTGGCGGTCATCTACATTCAAAATCACACACAACCAAAACAAAATAATTACCTCTTCTTTCAAATTATTACCAAATCAGTCGGTGCCTTCTTAATCACTTTCACAACCTCTCTCTCTCTAACCCTAACATCTCTCTCCTCCTAAAATCATGAAGAGCATGAAGCCATTAAAGCAATTGAAGCTCTCTGTACCTGCTCAAGAAACGCCTATCACTAGTTTCTTGTAAGCTTTCTCAACTCGAATTActtttatttgtatttttatttatccGTTATCGATCTGTTTACAAGTATCGAATAGATACTAATTGTAAATTGGAATAAAATGTGAACTGGAATGTGTGAATGTTGTTTATTGTAGGACTGCTAGTGGAACATTTCAGGACGGAGATTTGATGTTGAATCAGAAAGGACTGCGTTTAATTTCCGAAGAGAATGATTCGATTGTAAGACTTTGCTTtgggtttttaatttttttgtttcGAGTTCTCGATTAGCTTGAATTGGAGTATTAGTCGTATCTATGAGAAACACACTCACATGCGCACACACACACGCTATTTTAATTGTACAAAATAAGAGTATTTAGGCTCATTCGTAATACATTTATGGACATATCTTAATTCGATAATTCTTGATTTTGTTGTTAACTTGTAATTTCCTTTTCGGATGATATTAAATCAAGTTGTGTAGTTCATATGCTTGTTGTCTATGATGAACTTGTTGCCTAACATTTGGCTTTATTAGGTATTTTGAGTTGTTTATCCAGTTCAGATTATGAAGATTTGACTAACAGAACACAAATACCCGCTCATGGTATTGTCTAATGAAATCAGAACTATAATTTATAAATGCAATTGATTAATTGAAATTACTTCAACTAATGAGAATGTAAGGAGTAAGACTTTACAAGTTAGTGAGATGGAATTTCCATGAAAGGTGATTAGAGTAGTCTGTAGTTACAGAAGCTCTTGAGTCTTGAGTAAAAAGCTACCATGCCCCACAGGAAACAAGGAATTGTGAAATATTTTTTGTATTTGCAATCGTCTGGTACAAAATAGGTCAAAATTATAATTCTGATTTGTATATAATAGATTCTTTCTATGTTATCTGCTTTTTAATAAATGGCATAAGCTTCTTGAGGCTGGGCCATGTTCGTAGAGTAATTTGTGCTGGAATTATTGGTTGTAATATTTTGCAATAGGTGgtaaaaatattttaagttttAGAAGGATATGAGAATCatcattttatttttgtttcttgAAATGGTCATCTGGACAGCCTTCAGATAGCAATGTTATAGATTTTCAACTGGAAGATCTTGAGACTATCAAAGTGATTGGTAAGGGAGGTGGTGGTGTTGTTCAACTGGTACGCCATAAATGGGTTGGAACTTTCTTTGCGCTGAAGGTCAGTACAGAAGCAACTCACTATTTAATTCCATGCAAGCGTATGAATCATTGTACCTCAATTTTATTTGTTTGCTCACAgatctattattattattaattataacTGTTCATCGAATGATCGACTGATGAGAAGGATTTTAGTAGTAATTCTTCCATAAGATATAAGGATTCGTTTAACGAATTGATAATAATATTATGTATGCAAGTACTGCTGTAGAcatcaaattaaaaaattaatccaGATGGCTCTATTGCTATATGAATCTTGCAGTGTGTTAGGTGTCATACTTGAAAGGTAAAACCCTTTAACTCGTGGGCAGACCTGACTCTTTACAACTGTTAGCAAATTGGTGATCATGGAAATTATACATTACATGGTatctcttgatgatttaattgtTTCTGACTGCAAAATGCACATGGCTTTTCTGATAGGTGATTCAAATGAACATACAAGAAGAGATTCGTAAACAAATTGTACAGGAGCTGAAAATAAATCAGGCTTCCCAATGCCCACACGTTGTGGTTTGCTACCACTCCTTCTATCATAATGGAGCTATCTCTTTGGTTTTTGAGTACATGGATCGTGGGTCTTTGGCAGATGTGATCCGACAAGTTAAAACGATTCTTGAACCATATCTTGCTGTTGTCTGTAAACAGGTTTGCAAACGTTGTATATAAGTTAGATGACATGAGCCAATTTTTGAGAAATATAAATGTTAGCACGCCAATGTCTCTTTTGTTGCAGGTTTTACAGGGTCTGGTGTACTTGCATAATGAAAGACATGTAATCCATAGGGACATTAAGCCATCAAACCTACTGGTAAATCACAAAGGAGAAGTAAAAATTACAGATTTCGGTGTGAGTGCAATGCTAGCCAGCTCTATGGGCCAACGAAATACATTTGTTGGGACATACAATTACATGTCGGTGGGTGTTTCTATCATCCTTATCCCTGGGTACATAGTAGTATATTAGTTAAATAGCCTGCTTTCTTATATAGTAATTATGCTTCTTCACATAATCCACaacaatatataatttaaattatccGAATTCTGACCTATTTTTTTTTCTATTCCTAGTATACAGCTAAGTTGTTtacttctttttctctttttttggCTGTTCAGCCAGAAAGAATTAGCGGAAGCACTTATGATTATAAGAGCGATATTTGGAGTTTAGGCCTCGTGATCCTCGAGTGTGCTATAGGACGTTTTCCCTACATACAGTCTGAAGAACAGCTTGGTGCACCAAGCTTTTATGAGCTTTTGGATGCGATTGTTAGAAGCCCCGTGCCTTCTGCTCCACCAGATCAATTCTCTCCAGAGTTCTGTTCATTCGTCTCGGCCTGGTAAAAACAGATCTTTGTTTATATGGTTGAATATTATGGACTATTACTTATTTAGATTACTGTTTTCTGGTGGTTGCATATCGATGACCTATATCTGTTCTTGGCACCTTACTGTTtgtcgggggggggggggggggcgtGGAGACAATTTTCGGCCATAAAATAGTCGGTTATATGAGTTTCTATTACTGTCTTGCTC carries:
- the LOC141688834 gene encoding mitogen-activated protein kinase kinase 6, which encodes MKSMKPLKQLKLSVPAQETPITSFLTASGTFQDGDLMLNQKGLRLISEENDSIPSDSNVIDFQLEDLETIKVIGKGGGGVVQLVRHKWVGTFFALKVIQMNIQEEIRKQIVQELKINQASQCPHVVVCYHSFYHNGAISLVFEYMDRGSLADVIRQVKTILEPYLAVVCKQVLQGLVYLHNERHVIHRDIKPSNLLVNHKGEVKITDFGVSAMLASSMGQRNTFVGTYNYMSPERISGSTYDYKSDIWSLGLVILECAIGRFPYIQSEEQLGAPSFYELLDAIVRSPVPSAPPDQFSPEFCSFVSACIQKDPIDRSSASDLLVHPFIKKFEDKDIDLAILVECLDPPVNFPK